The Bacteroidota bacterium genomic sequence ATCAAATTTATAGTTTACATCCCCCCACCAAACAGTATCTTTTGTAATAGTATCGTAAACAAGAAACTTATCTTTAGGCGAGCGACCTGTAAATTCGCCAGTTTCAATAGCCAACGCGCCTGTATCAGTTAAAAAACCTTCGCCTTTAAGTATTGTCTCCTCTACTAACTGTGCTGGAGTATAATTCCAATATGCCGCTGCAACATGCTTTAAACCTAAATCTGCCACAGTTGCATTTTTGCCTCTTAAGCCTATTTCGTTCATTTTTTTGGTTTTAGAATAAGGCACAAATTTAACAAATCTAGACTAAAGAAACCCTATTCTAGGGCTTATAAACAAGTTTTCAACAAGTTGGCGGGTGGGTGAAAAGCGTAATGAATTGATTATCTATATAGTAGGCTTTTTGCAAAATTCAACCACAACACTTTTTTGTTAATAAATTGAAAAATTAGCGCTTTTTTTGGGCTATTCTAAACATTTTCTAACCGTTTATTCAAACTTTATAGATTTGATAGGCGATATTTTAGATATGATGTAGGATGGGATAATTAGAAAAAGTATGCAACAAATTACAATCAATAAATTTAGCAGTCCAATAGATACAAAGTCAATATTTATAGGCACAACTGATAAATAATAGGTTTCTTTAGCAAGGGTTAAAAATTCAAATTTTTGTTGCAGAAAACACAATCCAATACCCAAAATGTTTCCCGCCAAAATCCCAACAAATAAAATGTATAAAGCGTGATACAGAAAAATTTTTCGAATAGTAAAATTTTTTGCTCCAATAGCTTTTAAAATACCAATTAAATTGGTTTGCTCGAGTATAAGTATAAGCAACGTGGCAATCATATTAATGCTGGCTACAATTATCATGAGAGCTATTACAATAATGGCATTCATGTCTTGAAGGTCTAGCCATGAAAATATTGTTGGGTTTGCTTGCTGAATTGTTTTTGAAGAATACAAAGGTCCTATTTCTGTACTTATATAATCTGCGGTAGGGTTTAAATTTTCAATTGTATGCAGCAGTATTTCAAAGCCTGCAATCTGATTGGGCGGCCAGTAATTTATTTTTTGCAGTTGTTGTATATCAACCCAAACCGATTTTTTATCAAAGTCTTCTAAACCGGTATCAAAAATGCCACAAATTTTAAAATCTCGAATTCGTTGCTCGTATTGCACAATAGCGGAATCGGAATTTTCGTAATCTTTTTTTTGAGTAACAAAATAGATAAACAACTTATCTCCAATTTTAAGATGTAGTCGAGACGCAACAATTTTAGAAATTAGAATATCTTTTGAAATACTATCGCTGCTAATATTGGGTAATCTGCCTTCTGTTAAATTGGTTTGCAGAAAATTCCAGTTGTAAGACGAGTCTACTCCTTTTAAAACAACACCTTCTATTTCATCTTGTGTTTTAATAATTCCATTTTTTACAATAAAAGGCTGAATGCTTTTGATGTTAGGGTGTTTTTTCAAATCCTCTAAAAATGCTTGATTGCTAGCAATTGGGAGCGGCTCTCCGGAATTATTGTCGTCAAAATTTGTTATTTGCACATGTGCTCCAAATCCGGCAACCTTATCACGTATGGCTTGCTGAAAACCGGTAACAATAGAAACGGTAATAATCATTACTGCCAGTCCTAGTGCTACAGCTATATTGGCAATACGAATAATAGGTTTAGAAAATTGCCCTTGTTTGGATGAAGAGAAAATTAATTTCTTAGCTATGAAGAATGCTGTATTCAAGTAAAGTAGTAATTAAACAAACACTTAAACATAGCTATTTCTTTTTGAGAATTTTAAAAAAAAATGTAAATTGAAAGGACAATCCTCCTAAAATGTTTATAAAGCAACATTTACGCTTAGTTGTCTTTTTTCTGCTATTAATAAATTCACTAGTTTATAGAAGCTCTATTGCTGCAACTCAAACAAATTCATTAACAATTACTGCAAGTAAAACTAATTTGTGCAATGGGGGTTCTACTTCTTACAAAGCCATTACAAAGGGGGCTTATAATGGAAATATTTCTTATAAGTGGTATTTTCCGGGAGGTTCTCCTTCTTTTTCTACATTAAAGAATCCCTCAGTTTCTTATAGCACAAGTGGCAGTTATCCTGTAAAGCTTGTTGTCACTGCAAAAAATATTACTGATTCAATTTCTTACAATTCGTTTATAACCGTAAAGTCACCCATTGCTGCCATGTCAGCAACTGTTGCTTTGCCAGTTTGCGTTGTAAGTTCACAAATGCTTGAGCCTTCTGTAACTGGTGGTTTCGGTTCTTATAAATATAGTTGGAATACAGGTGCTACTACAAAAGCAGTAAGTAATCTAAAACAAGGGACTTATTCTTTGGTAGTAACAGATGCAAATAATTGCTCCACACAAACCTCTGTAATGCTAAAAGCAGCAGGCGATTTAACGGTAACGGTTACAACCACCAGTTTGTCGTGCAGCGGTGGAAATAATGCAATAGCCTGTGTTAATGCAAGTGGTGGAGTTGGTCCTTATTCTTATACCTGGAGTACAGGAGAAACAACACAATGTATTAGTGGGCTTGGGCCTGGCACTTATTCTGTTAGTGTAATTGATGGGGGCGCAAATTGTCATATCCCTGCTGTTGCGGTAATTTTACCCGTAAGTACGTTGGGGCTATCGCTTACAACTAATTCGGTAGTTTGTTTTAGTCAAAGTAATGGTTCGGTTTCTGCAAATCCTTCCGGAGGAAGTGGTGGATATACCTATGTTTGGAGCAATCTAGCTACGAGTTCAACTATTAGTGGAGTTCCAATAGGTGTTTATTCTGTAACCGTTAACGATGGAGGTGGTTGTAGTGCCATAGCTACAAGTACTGTCAATGGACCTACTCAACTTAATTCTACAATTTGGGCAAATACAGTAGCTTGTGGAGCTGCCGTCACAACCGCATCTGTTGCTGTTTCTGGAGGTGTTGGCTCTTATACATACAACTGGAGTAATGGTGCTACTGGTAATCCGATAAATAATGCCCCTGTTGGTGTTGTATCCGTTACAGTGCTAGATGCGAATAGTTGTAGTATTACAAAATCTGTAACGGTTACATCAAATTCACAAATAACAGTTAACATAACCACTACAAGTGTTTCTTGTAATGGTGGTAGTACCGGAAATGCCTCTGTTCAAGCATCCGGAGGAAGTGGCAACTATACGTATGTTTGGAGTAATTTATCTACAGGTGCATCCATTACTAATATTTTAGCCGGAGTTTATTCTGTAACAGTTGATGATGGTAGTGGATGTGTAATTTTTGCTAGTGCATCTGTTGCAGAGCCTATCGCTTTAAGTGCACTAATTTCGGCTACCAATATTGGTTGTACAGGCTCAGGCACTGGTGCAGCGTTGGCTACTGTTAGCGGTGGCTCAGGTAGCTACACCTATTTGTGGAGCACCAACGCTACTTTACAACAAGTAAATAATTTAACTGTGGGTACTTACTCTGTAGTTGTAACAGATGGTAATCTTTGTTCGATTTCTAATACAGTTTCCATAACCCAAAATAGTGCGCTAACTGCAAGTGTAACTTCTGTAAATGCAAATTGCAATCAAGCGGATGGCTCTGCGCTGGTTATAGTATCTGGAGGTTCAGGAGCATATACATATTTGTGGAGTAATGCACAATTCAATGCACAAGCTACCTCATTAGTAGCGGGTCTTTACACTGTAACAGTTACCGAAGGTGTTAATTGTTTGGTTCAAGCCACCGTTAATGTGTCAAATAATTCAGGCGTTTCAGCACAACTTGTTTCTACTAATTCTGTTTCATGTTACAGTGGTACAAATGGTAGCATAGAGGTTGTGGGCACCGGTGGAAGTATTCCGTATCAATATTCGTGGAACACCTCCTCGAATAATCCGCAGCTGTCGGCACTATCCGCAGGGGTTTATACTTGTACGGTAAAAGATAATCAGGGTTGTGTCGATTTTATTTCTGTTACAATTTCTGAACCACCCTTGTTAACAACTACTATCAATTCAACATCTGTTACCTGTAATGGAGGTTCTGACGGAACAGCGGATGTCTTTGTGTTGGGCGGAACTCCTTCATACTCTTATCAATGGAGCAACGGTTTTTCGCTCTTGCAAATAGCTGGTTTAACAACAGGAACATACTCCGTAATTATTGCTGATGCCAATGGATGTACAAGTACATCTACAGTGTTGATTTCTGAGCCACCGCTTTTGACGGTAACTATCTCGGGAAATAGTATGGTATGCAGCGGGCAACAGACAAGCATTTCTGCAACGGCATCAGGAGGAAGCCCTACTTATATGTATAGTTGGAATAATTCATTCACAGGGCAAAATTTACAGCTAACTGTAACAGGCCTAACAACACTTACTGTTGTAGCAATTGATAATAACGGGTGTACTGCTTTTTCAACAAGTGTGATAGATAATTTTTCTGTAACACCGGTTTCTTTTACAGCTAACGATACCAGCGGATGTCCGGAACATTGTGTTGTTTTTTCTATTGTAAACGCTTTTGCTCAAAATGTGAATTGGGATTTTGGAGATGGCAATACTTCTGCTTTGAACAATCCAACACACTGTTACTCTGCCTCAGGCGCATACGCTGTTTCGCTTACTTTAATTGATGCAAACGGATGCGCTGCTACACAAACGAAAAATAATTATATACAAGTTGTTGGAAAGCCTACCGCCAATTTTACTGCAACTCCTTTAACGACAAGTATTTTAGATCCACTTGTTCAATTTACAGATAATAGTGTTGGTGCTGCTACCTGGTTGTGGAGCTTTGGGGATGGGAATCATTCTACTTCTACAAATCAGAATACTACTTTTTCGTACGATCAAATTGGAGATTATAATGTAACACTGCTTGTTGCAAACTCCGATGGTTGTATGGATAGTACAACCTTAACGATTTCTATAACGCCAGATTTTTTGTTGTACATTCCCAATACCTTTACTCCGAATGATGACGGTAGAAACGATGTTTTTTTACCTTACGGTGTAGGAGTAAGTTTTGAAAAATATGTTTTGGAAATATTTGATAGGTGGGGCAATTTGATTTGGGAAACTACTCAGTGGGGCGAAGGCTGGGATGGAAGAGCTAACGGAGGAGCAGATGTTTCGCAACAAGAAGTGTACGTGTATAAAATATCAGCGAAAGATGTTTTGGGCTACAAGCATTCATTTGTAGGAAATGTAAATCTTATAAAATAGTAGTTGAAAGGAATCCCAAATTTTCTTATTTAGAGAGTTAGTGCGCTTTATTGAAAAAGCATCTACTATCTAATTTCATTTAATTATTCTACTATCGGGGCATAGTATTTGTTAGCGTAATACTATATTTGTGTTTACAGAAAATTATGCGCATTCTAATTTCAAAGAAGAGATTTCTTTTTTTATTACTAGCTCAATTAAATATTCTTGTTTTTGCACAACAGCGTAAAACAGTTACAGAAATTTTATCCGGAGCAGATAATACCGAATCGTATTTACAACTAATTCGCAATTCGGCTGTAGCCATTGTTACTAATCAAACCGGAGTAATTGGAAATAAAACCCATATAGTAGATAGTTTACTTACAAGAGGGATTAATGTAAAAAAAATATTTGCTCCGGAACACGGATTCCGGGGTGTAGCAGATGCCGGAGAGCATTTAAAAAGTGGAAAGGATAAGCGCACCGGACTTCCAATTGTTTCTTTATACGGGAAAAACTACAAACCTAATGCAGCAGATTTACAGGATGTAGATGTGGTTTTGTTTGACATACAAGATGTCGGAGCTCGATTTTATACCTATATCTCCACATTACACTATGTTATGGAGGCATGTGCCGAAAACAATAAGCAACTTATTGTATTAGACAGACCAAACCCGAATGGTTTTTATATTGATGGTCCTGTGTTGGAAGAAAAGAATAAATCGTTTGTTGGCATGCATCCGGTACCTATTGTTTATGGTATGACAATTGGAGAATATGCCAAAATGATTAATGGCGAAGAATGGCTGGCAAATAAAATGAAATGTAATTTGATAGTCATACCACTCACTAATTATTCTCATTCCGATTTATATGAACTGCCCATAAAGCCCTCTCCTAATTTGCCAAATAATACTGCAATTTATTTATATCCCTCATTGGCTCTGTTTGAAGGTACTAATGTAAGTGTTGGTCGTGGTACAAACTTTCCATTTCAAGTAGTTGGTAAACCGGGTTTAAAGAAAATGAAATTTAGCTTTACTCCGATTTCTACCCAAGGAGCAAAAGAACCCATGCATAAAAACATAAAATGCTACGGGTATGATTTACGTAGCGATACAACTGCTGTAAGCTCAAGAAAAATAAATTTATTTTGGTTGATGGAAAGCTACAAGTTAAGCGTAGAAAAGGAAAAATATTTTAATAATTATTTTAATTCTTTAGCAGGAAACGCAACTTTAAAGCAACAAGTAATAGATGGAGTATCCGAAGAGAATATAAGAAAATCGTGGGAGGGAGATCTGCAAAAATTCAAACAAATACGAAAAAAGTATTTGTTGTATGATGATTTTAAGGAGTAATTTTTTTCCAAAATCTCGAGTATATAATACGATAACCTGCATAAAAAAAAGAGGTGGTTCTTATTAAGAACCACCTCTTTTTTATGCTTTTATAATTATTACTGCTTTACAATTTTCTTTGTAATAACATTGTCGTTATTGTTTATCTGTATGTAATACACACCATTTGTATGGTTGTTTAAATCAATTTCTAATTTATTAGAAACAGAATTTACCACAGAATACACAACTTGTCCTTTTATATCAAACACAGTAACAGTAGCGTTGTTTAAATTCTCTATAGAATTTAAAGTAAACATTCCTGAAGTTGGGTTTGGATATAACGAGAAGCCGTTCGCATCAGTATCTTC encodes the following:
- a CDS encoding ABC transporter permease, with the translated sequence MNTAFFIAKKLIFSSSKQGQFSKPIIRIANIAVALGLAVMIITVSIVTGFQQAIRDKVAGFGAHVQITNFDDNNSGEPLPIASNQAFLEDLKKHPNIKSIQPFIVKNGIIKTQDEIEGVVLKGVDSSYNWNFLQTNLTEGRLPNISSDSISKDILISKIVASRLHLKIGDKLFIYFVTQKKDYENSDSAIVQYEQRIRDFKICGIFDTGLEDFDKKSVWVDIQQLQKINYWPPNQIAGFEILLHTIENLNPTADYISTEIGPLYSSKTIQQANPTIFSWLDLQDMNAIIVIALMIIVASINMIATLLILILEQTNLIGILKAIGAKNFTIRKIFLYHALYILFVGILAGNILGIGLCFLQQKFEFLTLAKETYYLSVVPINIDFVSIGLLNLLIVICCILFLIIPSYIISKISPIKSIKFE
- a CDS encoding gliding motility-associated C-terminal domain-containing protein translates to MFIKQHLRLVVFFLLLINSLVYRSSIAATQTNSLTITASKTNLCNGGSTSYKAITKGAYNGNISYKWYFPGGSPSFSTLKNPSVSYSTSGSYPVKLVVTAKNITDSISYNSFITVKSPIAAMSATVALPVCVVSSQMLEPSVTGGFGSYKYSWNTGATTKAVSNLKQGTYSLVVTDANNCSTQTSVMLKAAGDLTVTVTTTSLSCSGGNNAIACVNASGGVGPYSYTWSTGETTQCISGLGPGTYSVSVIDGGANCHIPAVAVILPVSTLGLSLTTNSVVCFSQSNGSVSANPSGGSGGYTYVWSNLATSSTISGVPIGVYSVTVNDGGGCSAIATSTVNGPTQLNSTIWANTVACGAAVTTASVAVSGGVGSYTYNWSNGATGNPINNAPVGVVSVTVLDANSCSITKSVTVTSNSQITVNITTTSVSCNGGSTGNASVQASGGSGNYTYVWSNLSTGASITNILAGVYSVTVDDGSGCVIFASASVAEPIALSALISATNIGCTGSGTGAALATVSGGSGSYTYLWSTNATLQQVNNLTVGTYSVVVTDGNLCSISNTVSITQNSALTASVTSVNANCNQADGSALVIVSGGSGAYTYLWSNAQFNAQATSLVAGLYTVTVTEGVNCLVQATVNVSNNSGVSAQLVSTNSVSCYSGTNGSIEVVGTGGSIPYQYSWNTSSNNPQLSALSAGVYTCTVKDNQGCVDFISVTISEPPLLTTTINSTSVTCNGGSDGTADVFVLGGTPSYSYQWSNGFSLLQIAGLTTGTYSVIIADANGCTSTSTVLISEPPLLTVTISGNSMVCSGQQTSISATASGGSPTYMYSWNNSFTGQNLQLTVTGLTTLTVVAIDNNGCTAFSTSVIDNFSVTPVSFTANDTSGCPEHCVVFSIVNAFAQNVNWDFGDGNTSALNNPTHCYSASGAYAVSLTLIDANGCAATQTKNNYIQVVGKPTANFTATPLTTSILDPLVQFTDNSVGAATWLWSFGDGNHSTSTNQNTTFSYDQIGDYNVTLLVANSDGCMDSTTLTISITPDFLLYIPNTFTPNDDGRNDVFLPYGVGVSFEKYVLEIFDRWGNLIWETTQWGEGWDGRANGGADVSQQEVYVYKISAKDVLGYKHSFVGNVNLIK
- a CDS encoding DUF1343 domain-containing protein yields the protein MRILISKKRFLFLLLAQLNILVFAQQRKTVTEILSGADNTESYLQLIRNSAVAIVTNQTGVIGNKTHIVDSLLTRGINVKKIFAPEHGFRGVADAGEHLKSGKDKRTGLPIVSLYGKNYKPNAADLQDVDVVLFDIQDVGARFYTYISTLHYVMEACAENNKQLIVLDRPNPNGFYIDGPVLEEKNKSFVGMHPVPIVYGMTIGEYAKMINGEEWLANKMKCNLIVIPLTNYSHSDLYELPIKPSPNLPNNTAIYLYPSLALFEGTNVSVGRGTNFPFQVVGKPGLKKMKFSFTPISTQGAKEPMHKNIKCYGYDLRSDTTAVSSRKINLFWLMESYKLSVEKEKYFNNYFNSLAGNATLKQQVIDGVSEENIRKSWEGDLQKFKQIRKKYLLYDDFKE